One genomic window of Mercenaria mercenaria strain notata chromosome 2, MADL_Memer_1, whole genome shotgun sequence includes the following:
- the LOC128549630 gene encoding uncharacterized protein LOC128549630 — protein MSRQLKGKQYDKVALQNAVHAVKSKSMGYLKASKLYGVPRTTIYDKVVGKSSVESFQGSPTLLSSKEESRIVKWLTDMSKIGYGRSKQELLDVVQKIIRADGRPSRCKDDRPGKDWYYSFMNRHPEISLRSPRQLGKERAVIKPEHVEKWFTDFESFIKDTVPDPVILLDPTRLYNADETGFSMCPKTGHVLGLRGAKSVYNITASDRSQITVMAGMSAAAHYLRPMIVFAGQRFTRNMLEGFDDAVLGRSENGWMDSELFVIVAKTVFIPDIEERQVKKPVILFVDGHKTHMTIEASDVCKDNGIILYCLLEHASHLMQPCDLRLFSSLKETWKSSLREWQIDHVGQYVTKFEFAAIFKKAWVNASKVENAVNGFRDAGLFPLDKDKVLKTDKFQTSILFRQKESKSNETEDNRTTEQTETAQDEESRPDTQMRQVEQTVAKTE, from the coding sequence ATGAGTAGGCAATTGAAAGGGAAACAATACGACAAAGTAGCTCTGCAAAATGCAGTGCATGCTGTTAAGTCAAAATCGATGGGCTATTTAAAGGCATCAAAATTGTACGGTGTCCCAAGAACAACTATCTATGATAAGGTTGTTGGTAAATCATCCGTTGAGAGCTTTCAGGGATCTCCAACTCTTTTATCTTCGAAAGAGGAATCCCGAATCGTTAAGTGGTTGACAGACATGTCAAAAATAGGGTATGGACGTAGTAAACAAGAGCTACTGGACGTTGTGCAAAAAATAATCCGGGCAGATGGTAGACCAAGTCGTTGTAAAGATGACAGACCAGGTAAAGATTGGTACTACAGTTTTATGAACAGGCATCCTGAAATTTCGTTAAGATCGCCGAGACAGTTAGGTAAAGAAAGGGCAGTCATTAAACCTGAACATGTTGAAAAGTGGTTCACAGATTTCGAGTCTTTCATTAAGGATACTGTCCCTGATCCAGTCATACTTCTAGACCCAACGCGGCTGTACAACGCCGATGAGACAGGGTTCAGTATGTGTCCAAAAACGGGGCATGTTCTGGGTCTAAGAGGTGCAAAATCGGTTTATAATATAACTGCATCAGATAGATCACAGATAACAGTTATGGCTGGAATGAGCGCCGCTGCTCATTATCTGCGCCCGATGATAGTGTTTGCTGGGCAGAGATTTACCAGAAATATGTTAGAGGGGTTTGATGATGCAGTATTGGGGAGGTCAGAAAACGGATGGATGGATAGTGAATTGTTTGTCATTGTGGCTAAAACCGTTTTCATCCCAGATATAGAAGAAAGGCAGGTGAAAAAGCCAGTAATTTTGTTTGTTGATGGACATAAAACACATATGACTATTGAAGCATCTGATGTATGTAAAGATAATGGGATCATATTATATTGCCTACTGGAACATGCTAGTCATCTAATGCAGCCATGTGATCTAAGACTGTTTTCGTCCCTAAAGGAAACATGGAAATCTTCTTTACGTGAATGGCAGATAGATCATGTAGGTCAGTATGTGACAAAGTTTGAATTTGCTGCGATATTCAAAAAGGCATGGGTAAATGCATCAAAGGTTGAGAATGCTGTGAATGGATTCAGAGACGCAGGCCTTTTTCCATTAGATAAAGACAAAGTATTAAAGACTGACAAGTTTCAAACAAGCATTCTGTTCAgacaaaaagaaagtaaatcaaATGAAACAGAAGATAATAGAACAACTGAACAGACAGAAACAGCCCAAGATGAGGAAAGCAGACCAGACACTCAGATGAGACAAGTAGAACAAACAGTTGCAAAAACAGAATGA